A segment of the Branchiostoma floridae strain S238N-H82 chromosome 10, Bfl_VNyyK, whole genome shotgun sequence genome:
GAAgggctatcacattttttcactaatagaAATAATCTTTTCTCTTACTATTAAATCAATGTGATAGGGGGTGCTATCACAATTTTCACTAAAAGACACAATCTTTTAACTCTTACAAATGTTTTGAATTAGGGCACAGCTAGGTGGCTTTTCAACAtcaatttctatttttctattttcatcCGTACATGGATGATTGTGATACATTTATGACAATTAGCAAACGGCAGCAATTTTTATGCATTCTATTTCCTATATGCTTTCTCTCAGTAAGACTTcacattacaaaaacatgaatttcattgtttttatcCCTGCAAAGAAATGTGCATACCTTCTTGCTCGCTGAAGTTCTGGGCCTTGATCGTGGCCAGTCAATGCCTTGTTTCATCTCGGATGGATAGCTGTGGTAGGCCATGGCTTCCAGGATCAGTTGCCTGCAACATTCAGTGGCACCCATATCGGTCTGAAGCAGTCCAGACAACGTGCTCTGGTCCAGCAGTGCAAATCTCACGTGGCTGAGGACTTCGGTTGTATGCGGAATTCTGGTCTGTTCATCGTGCATGAGCCAACGCACCACCGCCTCATACACCTGAAGTAGGTTATAATGTTGTATGTATTACACATGCAAGTCATATTCAGTTGATTTACTGTTGTTTAGTCCCCTGGGATTACTTAACCATACAAATGTTTACGGCATTTGTACATCAGACCTTCCCGTTTCTCTAACAAATTTCTGCTACGCATCTTCAATATTTGTATACAATGGTGCCGTTGGGGTGAGGCATTCCAATTGCGTTCGACACCACTATGTACTATGTTGTATGCATTTTTGCGATAAATCTATAGAATAcgttaaaactagaaaggcgaCACTTAGCTAGCAAATCCATAATGTTAGCCTTTGGTCTAGCCTATCAAACAACTGCTTTGTTTGTTCTTACCAACTTCttcagctctgtcctgccacttgctacataaagTAATCGAACACTATAGAGTGCTTGCTaatttaccagtaaccatggtgacagccgtctggtccaagCCATTTACCTTATTTGTCTTGATAAGTAGATACATGGTTCAAAAGCAATTTGTTTCCCTTCCGTGGGGgttaacataacaaaaatgaatGGAACGATTGTCGGCTTACCTGCAGTTCCGATGGCGACACAAGATCGTTTGTCTTTAACAGCTTCATCAACTGTTCCGCTGTAGTATACTGGAGAAACTCATCGGATGTGCTTAGCTCCAGAAAGTTCTCTGACAGCGCAGAGTTTACTTTTTCCTGCAATGTTATCAGTCCGTATGCATCAGCAAGCTACAAGAGAAAAATATAGATATTAAATATGACGAAATAAACAAAAGATACAACTCGAACTCGAAGCAAGTTGTCACACAAAGCTCCTGGAGATCTCTGGACAGCGAATCAATCTACCTACCTACTTGCTAACTTTAtctagttttgaaaaaaaatgcatttgatATGTCCaaggtatgtaacgttacatgcatatGGACGATTCTGATACTTTAGATTTACGTACTAAACCCACCTTTTCTGCTTTGGCATAATTTGCCAGGTCCAGTGGTGCATCCCGCATATTTTGCGAAACAAACTCGTAGCACAATTTCATGACAGACTGAATCTGTGAAAAAGAACATGAtaattacaggtttgtgatagcaggTTTCGTCGGTATCCATGaacgccgccatgttggattatgaCGTCACGcagacgccatcttgtttttactCATCTAATGTCATATTTCTAGTGGGGGCACACATTTATATAGCGTAATGTTTAGTGTGCAGTGTACAGTGGGAAGAGATTTTACAAAACTGTCATATAAGATGATGCTTACTATTCACTCGAACATTTAAACATATGGTATTACCAACTTGACGATATAATCAAATGGTGAACTGTGTTATTACGTATTTGCATACTATGTTTTCGAATTCTACAACCGAAACCGGACAGCCTACCTGTAAATGATTGGCCACCAAGAGAACATCGTACACACTCTCTATAGACACCGTAAGTTCCCCGGAATACAGGAAGTTCAGTAGGGGACGGAACCCTTCTGCAGTGATACTGGGGTCCTTCAGGTCCACACGATTGTCTTTGCTTTCCCTCATACCTAGTACGTCAAATAGGAGTTCATGTCACAACGAGGACTCCATTCAACATTCACAACTTGCATTATGTGTAGGTCTATGTCAACTTTAAATATTGACAAATGCCATAAAGATCAAGCGTAAAGCCTCAGAAAGTCATTGAACCCGAAAAGGTACGCTGAAAACGCCATAGGTAAATAGTTAACGATTTACCACATTTACACTGTATGTCCAATGGGGAAGATATGCATTTATCAATCTGTTATAGTTAAGTCTAGACTTTACGGTCATCAGAGTACAATCATATTATGTTGAATGGCTGGGCGATTCAACAGCCTCAGATTAGAACGAATTTTCAGACTACCTGAAGCAAAAAGGCGTCGGAAGAAGTCGCTACCGTAAGCCAGGACTGTAGAGTGTGCCATGAACTCTTCCTCCCCTACAACAACCGTCACGTCCAGGAGAAGTCCCTCCGCTCTCATGTCGTTCAGTACCGACAACATGTCGTTACCGAACGTTGGGTCACTCAGGGTACGGTGGACTTGTTCCATAGCGCCGCTAACCGCCATTGTGCTCTGTGCTTTCAAGTGCTACAGGTGGTGGCACTTTTCAGGGTATGTAATTACGTAAAAAGGTGTGTCATCTACACTGATGTCACGAAAGTTGAAAGGTTACCGTAGTTTTGCAGTGGGAGGTATGGACGGATGGATGTTGGGTGGACAAAATAGTACTCAGGTATAAACCGGGCCACCGAAACCAGGCTGAACGAAACTGTTACCTTACCGAAACTGACGTTAAAACTGAAACTATGACGGCTCTTGAAAAATCGACAAATCTTCACTTGGGATTAAAAAAGACACAATCATATTGATTGAAGATATGTTACTTGGGATAATGTGGTTTTCCCAGTTTCACAACCAGTTATGTCTCTCACCTGCTGGCGTTccgatgcctatcagacatccTCTTCAGTGCATCCTCCTAActcccggtccccaacggcactaccttatggggccctgctgtcccaggccctacctacgggtattatgattgtcgccacaaacaagctgtcaaccaatcagagaacaggccttccttgggcttgttgttgtcgcaagctgtctcgcaaaggccgctgggaagctatcagccaatcatgttacgtattaccatgactttgtttgctcaccatgccaacgcccgatccccaacggctgactgcccatataagggcaagctcattaatattcataagcaaggcacccctaataaccgaatactgtggctgatttgtcagggttgatatcataggctttgccgtgattgtcaaccctgagtgtgagggtgcttctaactggagtgctGCTTATCGCCGCTAGATGTAGCCGAATATGGGTGgcgcttttttttttaatatttgcggcgagaacacaatcccaaacgtgatCAAATGTCACCCCTCGTCACCGTTCATCACTGGAGTTGACTCTTTTATCCCAGTGACGGTTTGATCCACCGGATACGTGTGTTGTCATATTAACTTGGCCCCTTACTAAGTATCAACTCTTCGAGCATATTGTGTTTCAATGAACACCCATTTGTTTGAGCGAATATGTCTTATCAATGTCATCATCAATATCACAGAACCATCGCATACAACACGCCCCTTACTTTTTTcatcatacaaacaaacaagcaacaaacagacaaacagatatCTGAACTAACACAATATAATTTGATCTATTGTGTGTTCAATCGTACTGGttacacaaataaaaaaaacaaatatttgaactAACACAGGAGCTATAATAAATCCTTTAAAAAGGATTTATTATGCCCTAAATTACCTTAATTACCTTAAGTTACCTCTCAACAAGGGCTTCTATCGTCACAAATCTACTATATTCTATTTATCTACTGGTTTGGCTGATATACTACACAACTAAAAAGCCAATCATTCACCTATGAAATTTCCTATTAAAACAAAAAGATGTTTATGCTATTGAATATCTATTATGTGTAATTTACATGCTTCGCCATCATGACTACTATATCTTTCAAACTGTCAGCCAGTCTTTGTCAACAACTTTTGAAAATCGATTAGAAACGCGTAACACAATGTTTTAATGACTGTAATCCTTAAGTTAATATGATTCTACAACAAGGTAGTAGGTCAAACTATTCGTTCAAATTTGGTAATTATCAAATACGGacaaagttgtcttttttcTATCAAAACGTGCTGAGCCTGTCAGATGTGAATTGTTCGCTGTTTGTGGCTTGTCCAACAAGGGTATAGGATTTCAGTTTCAAATACTAGACTTATATAAGGACTTGTTCATGATTTCATGGTGTCACTGGTATGTCTATATTTGGTCGGCCCTTCTCATCTATAAAAAGTCCTCATGTCTTCTCGTTCAATGACAAAGTTGCACACACGACGTCACTGGTCGATTGGACATTCCTCAGAAACGCCCGACACATGTCTTCCACATCTTCTTCTGACGTGTGAGTGTCCACAAACTTGCCGGTGAAGTGCATCTGTCCGCCGAGGATGAAGTAGGCTTTTCGGTCGATGACGGCGACTTCGGAGGCAAACTTTTGAGTAGGCAGGGGCTGATGGATCAACGACCACGGCGAGACAGTAACACCAAATACATCGTCGACGGAGACTTTGCACATCTCTACGGATGTGTTAGAACATGTCCTACCGTTGACAACCGTGTCACCACCTGCTACGTAGATGATGTCACCTTGCACCATGGCGGTTGCTTGAAAATGAGGTTGTATGGTGGGAGACACTGCTTCCCACGAATTCTTCACTGGGAAGAAGGTTTGTACTCTAGATGTGCGTACATCTGTATCCTTCCCCTCAGCGGTTGTACTATAAACTTTACCACCGATTGCAAGCACAGCTCCCTGACAGCTTGCTAAAGCTACTCCACTCTTGTACTGGGGAAGGGGAGGGATTTTTGACCAACGGCCGACTGAGATGTCGTAGCACCAGGCCTTACTCTTGCGCACGCCCTCCTTACCACATACCAGAAACAATCTTGCACCGATTGCAACCATCCTGGGCGCCCCGTGATGATAATCAGGTGGAAAAATTAAATTGCTCAATTCATCGGTTGTCGGATCATAGGACATGAAGTACTCCTTGTATATCATGTACATCACATTCCCAACAACGGCAACCGCGTAGACGGTCCGCCCTCCGAGTGAAATGGCGGTTTTTGTCCACCCCGTTTTTGTGGTGAATTTCCGTGCTTCGAGGCTTAACGCCAACAACACCTGTTGAACGAATGAAAGCATATAATGAATTTTCTCATTGAGAGACCCTTGGATGACATGTAGGTATTTTTACTGGGATCGTTTCACGCAATGTTCTTCTTACATCCAGTGTTTCTACGTGAAGAGTTAAGCACATGCATAAATGCCTTTCATTGTCTCCTTTCACATTATGAAAGATACTAGTATTTACTTAAAAGTGACCTACTTGTTCATCCATTTGCGCTCTGGACTTTGACCGTGGCCAGCCGTCTTTGGTCTCAGTAGTGGGAAGACTATGGTAAGCCATGGCTTCCAAGATGAGGTTCCTGCATTCTTCTATTGTTCCAAGTTCGGTCCTCAACAGGCCATACAGTAAGCCTATATCCAACAATGCGAGGCGCACGTGGCTCAGGACAGCCGCAGCGTGTTCCATGTGGCTTGTGTCGTGTGTCAGCCATCTTAATGCCGCTTCATACACCTGGCAAAATAAAGACTGACGATTGTACCCCGTAGCATGACTCAGAAAGATGGTGcatcctagtctctaccagactgactacgctggctattatcgGAGAAAATTTGGAGTTTTGCTACCTGACGAGCTCGCGAAGCAATATAAGGATTATCTATCCAATTGGCACCTATCAGATATCGATTTAGTGGACTTCAAAGAACGTAAATGACTTGAGGTCAcatgagtggcgccgaatggcagctcgctccagacccttgcgatttagccccgcctttTGTAAGcttctcgcaattcagcccctggctaccAAGatagtagtcggcccacccaatacaATACCAATACAATACAGTAACGAGATACCACAGGCTCCCCGGAgaggaaacatgaacctaagggTGGACTGagtcccctggccaatttcccgatttttttgccgaattcaaCGATTTCCGTACCCCCATAGAAAGCTAGGCCTTTCCTACACCTAAAAACCCATTAGAAATGTGACTGAGGCATAACCTTACCTGTTGCTCGGATGGTGCCGCAAGAGTCTCAAGCTGTAAAAGCCTGATCATTTCGTCCTTTGTAGCATACTCTAGGAAGTCATGAGAGCTGGTCACTTCCATAAAGTCTTCTGCAATCACTGTGTCTAGAGACTCCTGTAAGGTTTTCAGGTTATACAAGTCTGCAACCTGTAAAATATAAAAGGGAATGACGTGTGTCATTTTTGCATAGTATGGCCTGTTATGAAAAGAGAAAATACGTTCATCATGCAGTGGTATGGCGAGCAAAAAAGTATTTACGTAACAACTTACCTGGGTTCCCCTGGAATACTTTGCCATATCAAATTGTGATTCACGTAAAGTCTGTGTGATGAAGTCACCGCAAAGTCGAAGAGCCGATTGAACCTGCCATCCATTGAAAAGAGAAtgcaacatttgcataatttatatctaAATATGTTCCTCTCTGTCTGATGCTTACATGTTTGAAAACAGGTTTCATGTTTTAAATCAATATCAATCAATCCGAAACTGCTATTATTCAATTATGAAAATATAATTGGCGATGAAAATCTATGTAATATATTTATTTTTACTGCTGTCAACGTTaaatctttgtttatttatgataAGCTCAAACTTTGGCTGCCTGCAAGCCGGTTTTCATTGAGGCCAATAGGGAAGAGGTTAGGGTCAAACAAAATCGGAAATAGTTGCTTATGCTATGCTGTTATGATGACACAAAACTTGGTtattgatcatgcaaatgatCAATGAAGTACATATTTGCATAAACATTATATATCTTACCATTTTCATTCAGGATACTGGTGGAACATGAACATAGGAGAGAAAACTCTACCTAAAACTTTAAAGAGgatgaactaaactgaactgacGTCCCGTTTTTCAATCGCACATTCTCAAGTTTACCTGTAGATGGTTGGCTACCGCCAGAACCTCGTACACGTTCTCTAATGACATCACCAGCTGTCCGGTATACAGGAACTCCAGTAGGAGACGGAAAGCCGCCGCCGTGACACTTGGGTCTTTCAGATCGACACGTTTCTCCTGGCTTTCCTTCATACCTATAGACGTAACACACTTGACTGAGTCAGGCACTCTTCGGTGCATGAAAATGTGTACCAAATGCACTCAAGACTCCAGAGAAAATTGTGACAGGGAAAGTGGGTGCTATGTGGGTGGGCTTATTTCAGTTAGAACTGGTAACACTATGTTATAACGTGTCGTTAGCTACAACCAACCAATAGCATGCATGAAAATGACCTTGAAGATGAACAAAAACACATATAGTGACTATTCAGTGGTTTACATTACAGGGTACCGGATATTAAACCAAAAGAGGCTATTACAAGTTTTCCATCAAACGAAGCCGGTCGAATCTGGCCGAAAGCAAACTCTTACACACTCTTGTGTGGCCTTGGGTGTAAGGAACTTTGGAACTGTTCAGCCATATGTTGGTCTGACAATGTCAGCACTTACCCGATGAAAACAAACCCCGGAAGTAGTCGCTTCCATAGGCCAGGACTGTAGAGTGCGCCATGAACTCTTCCTCCCCTACAACAACCGTCACGTCCAGGAGAACTCCCTCCGCTCTCATGTCGTTCAGTACCGACAACATGTCGTTACCGAACGTTGGCTCACTCAGGGTACGGTGGACATGTTCCATTGCACCGCTGGTCGCCATTGTGCTCTGCGCCTTGCATGTGATACAGGAAGAGTCACTTTTCAGGGTATGTAATGAGGTGTGTCACCTACACTGATGTCATGCAAGTTTAAAGGTTACAGTAGTCAGTTTGCAGTTGGGGGTATGAAGGGTTGGATGTACATTAGGAAAC
Coding sequences within it:
- the LOC118424695 gene encoding kelch-like protein 3 produces the protein MRESKDNRVDLKDPSITAEGFRPLLNFLYSGELTVSIESVYDVLLVANHLQIQSVMKLCYEFVSQNMRDAPLDLANYAKAEKLADAYGLITLQEKVNSALSENFLELSTSDEFLQYTTAEQLMKLLKTNDLVSPSELQVYEAVVRWLMHDEQTRIPHTTEVLSHVRFALLDQSTLSGLLQTDMGATECCRQLILEAMAYHSYPSEMKQGIDWPRSRPRTSASKKVCTFLCRDKNNEIHVFVM
- the LOC118424324 gene encoding kelch-like protein diablo; translated protein: MATSGAMEHVHRTLSEPTFGNDMLSVLNDMRAEGVLLDVTVVVGEEEFMAHSTVLAYGSDYFRGMKESQEKRVDLKDPSVTAAAFRLLLEFLYTGQLVMSLENVYEVLAVANHLQVQSALRLCGDFITQTLRESQFDMAKYSRGTQVADLYNLKTLQESLDTVIAEDFMEVTSSHDFLEYATKDEMIRLLQLETLAAPSEQQVYEAALRWLTHDTSHMEHAAAVLSHVRLALLDIGLLYGLLRTELGTIEECRNLILEAMAYHSLPTTETKDGWPRSKSRAQMDEQVLLALSLEARKFTTKTGWTKTAISLGGRTVYAVAVVGNVMYMIYKEYFMSYDPTTDELSNLIFPPDYHHGAPRMVAIGARLFLVCGKEGVRKSKAWCYDISVGRWSKIPPLPQYKSGVALASCQGAVLAIGGKVYSTTAEGKDTDVRTSRVQTFFPVKNSWEAVSPTIQPHFQATAMVQGDIIYVAGGDTVVNGRTCSNTSVEMCKVSVDDVFGVTVSPWSLIHQPLPTQKFASEVAVIDRKAYFILGGQMHFTGKFVDTHTSEEDVEDMCRAFLRNVQSTSDVVCATLSLNEKT